The sequence below is a genomic window from Rhodococcus sp. 4CII.
GGCCTCGAGTTCCAGGCAGGCCAGGCCGTAGGCGGTGGCGCTCATGCCTGCGCAGCCGTATCCCTCGAGGTGCATGCCGAGCACACCGAGTTCACCGAGCCCTTCCGCCAGCTCACGCACGGGCAGCGCCGCCGCTTCGAACCATTCGCCGATGTGCGGCCGGATCTTCTCGTCCGCGAATCGGCGGACGGTGTCGCGAATCGCGATCTCCTCGGTGTCGAGCAGCGAGTCGAGGGCGAACAACTGGGACAGGGACTGCGGGTCGGACATTGTTCCTCCACGGGGCCGGTGGGGCTGGTGTGCAAACGTTCGCGAGAACGATTGCACGAACGATTTCGTCCCGTAGACTAAGGCGCATTCCGGCGGCCGTCAACCACGCGCCCGCCGGCTACCCGTCCCCGAGCGCGAGGATTGCCCGTGAACCTGCCGGACCGCCCGACACGCACCTCCGGGCGTCCGCCGACCCTCCGCGAAATCGCCGAACGCGCCGGCGTCCACGTGTCGACGGCGTCCCGGGTGCTCCGCCAGCCCGAACCCGCCGACGGCTGGTCCGAGGCCGCGCTGCGGGTGCGCGAGGTCGCGGTGGAACTCGGCTATCAGCCCAACCTGTGGGCCGCGAGCCTGCGGACCCGCAAGACCACCACCCTCGGCGTCGTCATGCCGCGACTCACCGACGGGGTGGTCGCGACCATGTTCCAGGGCATCGAGGAGACGGCCACGCAGGCCGGCTATTCGGTACTGCTGTCGAGCCCACCCGACGACCTCGAAGCGCAGCGCCGCGCCATCGAATTCCTCGTCAGCAGGCAGGTGGACGGACTGCTGCTCAGCAGCCTGCACAGCCCCGGACGGGAGTTCGTCGACTCGCTGTCGGTGGGAGCCCTGCCGATGCTGCAACTCAACCGGCACGCCGACGTGGGTCTGCCGTTCGTCTCCGGCGACGACCACCGAGGCGGCTATCTCGCCGGCCGCCACCTCCTCGACCGGGGCTTCACCGAGATCGCCGCCATCGCGGGCCCCGAACACGCAAGCACATCCCGCGACCGCCTCGCCGGGTTCCGCGACGCGCTCGCCGAAAACGGCATCGAACTGCGGCCCGATCGCGTCGTCCGCTCCGACTTCGACGTGTCCGGCGGTGTCGCCGCGGCCACCGTTCTCCTGGAACCGGATTCGCGCCCCGAGGCGATCTTCACCGTCAGCGACACCATCGCCATCGGCGTACTCGGGGTCGCCCGGGACCTCGGACTGCGGATCCCCGACGACC
It includes:
- a CDS encoding LacI family DNA-binding transcriptional regulator, with translation MNLPDRPTRTSGRPPTLREIAERAGVHVSTASRVLRQPEPADGWSEAALRVREVAVELGYQPNLWAASLRTRKTTTLGVVMPRLTDGVVATMFQGIEETATQAGYSVLLSSPPDDLEAQRRAIEFLVSRQVDGLLLSSLHSPGREFVDSLSVGALPMLQLNRHADVGLPFVSGDDHRGGYLAGRHLLDRGFTEIAAIAGPEHASTSRDRLAGFRDALAENGIELRPDRVVRSDFDVSGGVAAATVLLEPDSRPEAIFTVSDTIAIGVLGVARDLGLRIPDDLALIGYNDIPVVAQLPVPLTTVRSPARLIGATGVRHLLSLIAGNDVESVKLPVELVERESTLR